In a genomic window of Anaerolineae bacterium:
- a CDS encoding NifU family protein, whose translation MSEGQTLPSGVQAPLEERVRALVERLSAYIEYYHGGRVEFVALEGDTLQVRLGGACAQCRLTEVTLHGWIEGTVRQFFPEVQQVVAVK comes from the coding sequence ATGAGCGAAGGGCAAACACTCCCATCGGGTGTTCAGGCGCCCCTGGAAGAGCGGGTGCGGGCCCTGGTCGAGCGTCTGAGCGCGTACATCGAGTATTACCACGGCGGCCGGGTGGAATTTGTGGCCCTGGAAGGAGATACCTTGCAGGTGCGCCTGGGGGGTGCCTGTGCGCAGTGTAGATTGACAGAGGTCACCTTGCACGGGTGGATTGAGGGCACCGTGCGCCAGTTCTTCCCCGAGGTGCAGCAGGTGGTGGCGGTGAAGTGA